A window of Mucilaginibacter robiniae genomic DNA:
CACCACCATCAATCAGGTAGTTGATTAGTTTTTTGAGGCCGTCATAATCTACTTGTCCGCTGCCATCAAACGGCGTTACTATGGCTACGCCCGTTCCGTGAAACATATTCATGTTGTGATACTAAAAAGGCTGCTAAGATAAGATTTTGACTGTGATAAAATCAGCATATAGATGCCAACTTATTAAAATCCTATATCAATGCGCAAAGCCGAACGTTTATTGTTATTGTCCTGATAAGCATGAGCATACAATATCCGGAAATTTAAATATTTGATACCTAAACCTATTTCATGATAGTTTTTGAAAGTAGGTGTGGTCAGGTAATTATATTCAACCAGTTCCTGCAATTTAAGCCTGCGCAGCACTGGGACTTTACTTAACAGCAACCCATCAAAATTTTGTTCCAAATGGCCTTCCAGATACTGGTTGTCGGTACTGTAGTTGTAATAGTTAAGCAACAGAAAATTATTAAGAGATTGTTTGTAAAGGATAATCTGATTACCTAAAAAGTGCTTATAATCCAGATAGTACAGCTTGTTTTTATTCAGAAACTTGCCTGCACCTACATAGAATGATAAGTTGCCATATAAACCTAAACTTACATTTTCTTTGCTGACGTTGGCTGAAAGTAAATCATAATCTACATCTGAGCCAAATACATTTTTAATCCCTTTGGTATAATTAACTTCCAGGCGCGGGTAGGGTGAAGGCAGGTAATAACGGCCGGTAGGATAGGTTACATATTTGTTGCTGAAGTTATAACTGGTACGCACGTTAATAGTAAAAGCCTGATTGCGGTCAAATATCTGCACATCTTCCTGAGTAGGGGCAAAAGGATTGTTAGAAGTGTAACGTCGGTCGTGGTAGTAAAAGCTGTAATAAGAGGTATTATTGAGCCAGCGCCTGTCGGCAGCCTCAGCACTTACACTAGCTAGCCAGCCACCTATAATACGACGTGATACGGAAACTTGAGCAAAATGCTTATCATACAGTTTTTCATAATTCTTTCTGAAAAACAAGCTGGAAGTAGTATTAGTTAGCGTGGTAATAGGCTGCATATTGTTCATATCTACCACATCCGTTCCGCCACTAAAAGCAATAGTGTAATCGTTTACCGGAAAAGCACCATTAATATTGCCATGCAGCATATGATTAGAAAAGCCGTACCGGATATGCCCGCCCAACCGCACGTATTTATTAGTAATGCTATCAATACGTTTACTGTATGACATGCCATAATTAATGGCAAAACCTTCTACCGTATTATACAACAACGAAGAGGCAAGCGGATCAATATAGTAGTATTCATTTTTGTATCGGTTGCGGATGCCAATACCCGATACCAATAAGCCCATAGGCGTTACTTTGTTAAAAATTCGATCTATCGAATCCTGGTAGGCTTTAGATTCGCGCCGGCGAGCTAACGTTTCTTTCTTTACGTAATCTGTTTTTTCTTCTTCTGTAAGCGGGATAGGGCGGACCTGTTGCCAATAAGTAGTATCTTGTTTGTTCACCTCGCGGGTAATGCGTACCAGTTCGGCAAACTGCTTTTTATCCAATTTAGGGTCAACCTCGTAGTTTTTGTAGAGCGCAATAAAATAGCCGCCCAGTTTAAAACCAAACAAGCCAGCCGTAAACTCAAACTTGGCCGAAGCCGGTAGCCAGGCATTATGTGCTACAGGAATATACTGTTCTTTAATTTTTAAGGTATCTACAAAGTTAATCCCGGCCGACTTGGTGAGCGATAAATCAACGCTATGTATGCGCCAGCTATCTTCCATAATATAAATGTAACCGGAGAAAGTAGGTTCATACAAGTGCTTAGGAATAACCTGTATTTTGTTGATGATTTGTCCATTCTCGGTAGTTTGGCCTATCCACTTGTAATGGTAAAAGGACAACGCATTATCGGCAATTGGCGATACCAGCGGACGGTTACTCAAGCCTTGCCAGTTTTGCAGGTTCTGGTAAAAATTCACCGTCATCTCCGCAGCACGGTTAAATGTAAAAGCCCGGTTGCTGCCTGATACTTTGGAGGAGATAACTTCTTCATGAGTTCGATCAGGCTCCATAAAGCTGATTTTTGATTCGGATTCTGAAAGGTAAATAATGCCTCGTCGGTTAGAGTCCAACCCAAGTTGTTTACCTAGCTGGTTAATATCCCGACCCATAAACTTTTTAGGAGCAGCCAACAATTTTTGTAATCCTTTTACATAAGCCTCACAGGTATAAGTTTTTACTTCGTGTAAATAGGTTTTGCGTTTACGAATGGCTTTACGGATAATAGCATAAGCCGGGTCTTCACCGCCAGCTTTTACTACAACGTTTCGTAGTTCATAAGCTGCCAAGCTGAGGGTGATGTTAAGCGTTTGCTTACTATTGGTAACTGTTATTTTTCGGCTCTCTTGCCGGTAACCTATGGCTTTAAACAATATTTCATAGCTGCCTGAAGCCAGGTTAAGCGTGTACTCACCTTCACTGTTGGCTGAAGTGCCTAAAGTGGAATGATTAACCAGCACAGTGGCAAAAGCTACAGGATGTCCGCCGTCATCTTTAATAGTGCCACTAAGAGTAGTAGTTTGTGCCCACGTAATGGCTGTTATAAAAATAAAGCAAAAGGCTAATAATGTAACTTTCATAAATTAAATGTACCCGCACCCAAGATGGGAAATTTGCATGACATTTAGCTGACATTTGAAAACGTTAATTGTTGTGATACTTGTAATGAAAATAGATAATAGGAGCTGAATACTTTTACAAAGCTTTTGATCAATAATCAAACAGCAATAAAAAAGCTGACTTTGTTTATGCAGATATTTTAATCATCACAAACAAAGTCACCCTGAATATTAAATGTAACTCTTACTTATTGAATCATCCTCAATAATTCTTCGTCACTAATTATCGGAATGTTTAATTTATTAGCCTTTTCCAACTTGGACGGGCCCATATTGTCGCCTGCTACCAGGTAGTTCAGTTTGGCCGATATGCTGCTCAGCATTTTGCCGCCATTTTGTTCAATGAGTTCTTTTAGTTCATCCCGAGAGCGGGTTTCAAATACGCCCGAAATCACAAAGGTTTTGCCTGATAGCTTATCGCTGTGCAAGGTTACCTCTTTAGCTTCCGATATAAACTGTAAGCCCTGGCTTTGCAATTTTTGTAATTCCTCTTGGTGTGCAGGATCGCTGAAGTATTCTACCAGGCTTTGTGCTATGCGTTCGCCAATTTCATCAACTGCAGTTAGTTCTTCTAAACTGGCTGCTTTCAGGCGTTCTAAAGTTTTAAAATGAGCTACCAGTTTGCGTGCCACCGTTTCACCTATGTAACGGATGCCTAAGCCAAACAATACCTTTTCAAAAGGCATCTGTTTGGATTTTTCAATACCAGCCAGCATGTTCAGAATTGATTTTTCGCCAAAACGGTCCATCTGCTGCAACTCTGGTTTACGATTATGCAGCTCATAAATATCACTGATATGGCGGATGAAATTTCTATTATACAGGGTTTCAATAGTCTCATCGCCCAAACCATCAATATTCATAGCTTTTCGGCTCACAAAGTGCTGCATACGGCTTACAATTTGTGGCGGGCAAGCTTCATCATTGGGGCAGTAAAAAGCAGCCTCACCTTCCTTACGTTCCAGTGGTGTGCCGCAAGCCGGGCAGGTAGTCCGGTAACTAACAGGCGGTGCATCAGGCCGACGTTTAGCTGGGTTAACACTAATAATTTTCGGAATAATCTCGCCTCCCTTTTCTACATAAACAGAATCACCTTCGTGTAAATCCAGTCGTAAAATTTCATTGGCGTTATGAAGGGTGGCACGTTTTACCGTAGTGCCGGCTAGGAGTACAGGTTTCAAGTGGGCTACTGGGGTTACAGCACCAGTGCGGCCTACATTGTATTCTACATCCTCTAGTATAGTTTCTACCTGTTCGGCTTTATACTTGTAAGATATAGCCCAACGAGGTACTTTGGCTGTAAATCCCAATTCCTGTTGTTGAGCATAGTTATTTACTTTCAGTACAATACCATCAATATCAAAGCTCAGGTCAAAACGCTTCAGCTCCCATTCGGCAATAAAATCAAGCACTTCTTTTAAGCTATGGCACAGTCGGGTATGTTCACTAACATGAAAGCCCCAGCTTTTTACTGCCTGTATACTTTCCCAATGGGTTTTAAACAACGGTTTATCGGTGTATAGAAAGTATAAAAAGCAATCTAGCGGCCGTTTGGCCACCTCGGCCGAATCTTGCAGCTTCATAGTGCCTGAGGCAAAGTTCCGTGGGTTAGCATAAGCTATTTCACCACTTTCAATACGTTCGTTATTAAGACGTTCAAAAGCTTTACGGTGCATCAGCACTTCGCCGCGTATTTCAAAAAAGTTGGGGTAATTGCCAGAAGTCAGCTTTTTGGGTACGCTGTGGATGGTACGTACATTAGTCGTTACATCGTCACCTTCTACACCGTTACCACGGGTTACAGCGCGGGCTAGTTTACCCTGCTCATAAGTCATACTCATGGAGAGGCCATCAAACTTCAGCTCACATACGTATTCAAAATTATCGCCAATGGCTTTGCGAATGCGTTGATCAAAATCATGCAGTTCCTGCTCGTTGTAGGTATTACCTAGCGAGAGCATGGGCCAGCGGTGCCTTACGGTCTGGAATTCTTTGGTAACCTCGCCACCTACTTTTTGAGTGGGCGATTCAAGATCTATATATTCAGGAAACTGCTTTTCCAGATCGGCCAGCTCACGTAATTTTTGGTCAAAATCAAAGTCTGATATGGTAGGCTGGGCCAGCACATAATAGTTATAATTGTGCTGTCTTAGTTCAGCTGATAAAGCATCTATACGGTTTTTTGCTTCGTTTGGCAACATGCAGCGAAGATAGCTAATCGACCGAAGTTAGTTACCTTACAAGTAGTCATTTTTAAAGGTAATGGCTTGTTAGCATTTATTGAAATGCAAGTCTTGCTAAATTTATGAGCTACAGACAAAAAGCCCCTACTGTCATAATAAAACCACAATAAACCGAATAGATAATTAATGTCTCAAAAGTGGGAAATTAAACCTATGTTTGAGATATGGAAGCTACTGAACAAAAGATTGTGGATACTGCAATTCGCATTTTTAATGAAGATATATCTGCCAACTTGGAAACTGTTGCTGAAAATGCAGGAGTTACCCGCAGAACGCTTCATCGATATTTTAAGGATCGTTTGCAATTGATGAATGCTTGCCGGAGTGAAATGCAGGCTCAATGTAAAATAAAGATTATGGCAGCTTATGCGAGTAGCAGTGATCCTTTAAAGCAGTTAGAAGCCGTGCTTTATGCCGGAATAGATTGCGGAAGTAAATATGTTTTTTTAGATAAACTGTATCAACGCGAAGGTATTCAACAACCAGCTCCGGATGAAAGTAGCGAGACACTAAACGAAATTAAGGCAAAGTGGTTTAACGTAGTTGCTCTGTTGCAAAAGCGAGATTTAATTACCAATCAGCTAACACCAGCCTGGATTTATGCACTTTTCAGTAGCATGGTTACTACGACTATTAATGCATTACAGTCGGGCGATATAGCCCGCAATGATATTAAAAAGTTTGCCTGGTTTTCTTTTAGCAAGAGTATCGGTGTTAAAGAATAAACTGTGAAAAACTCATTTTATTTTCAATAAGTGCTTTGTAAAAGAAGCTTTTCTGAAATATTTCATTCAACTACTAATCAGCCAGCTTTTGGCTTAATAATTACAATCATGGAAAATCAAACCAACTTTGATGCGATCATTATTGGAGGCAGCAGTGCAGGGCTATCTGCTGGAATGGCTTTAGGACGTGCTTTGAAAAAAGTACTTATCATTGACAGTGGTTTACCTTGTAACCGGCAAACGCCCCATTCGCATAACTTTATTACGCATGATGGCTGGAAACCTAGCGAAATCATGGAAGTAGCCAAAAACGAATTGTTGGCTTATGATACCGTAATGTTCTCGCCCGGCTTGGTAACAGAAGTTACTGATAACAACGGAAACTTTAAAGTTACTGTAGCTAACCAATCTATTCAATATATTGCCAAAAAAATGTTGTTTGCAACCGGTGTAAAGGATATTATGCCTAATATACCTGGCTTTGCGGATTGCTGGGGCATATCAGTAATACATTGCCCATACTGCCACGGGTATGAGTACAGAGGAAAGAAAACCGGCATACTCATGAACAGTGAGCTAGCTGCCGATTTTGCCAAGTTCATCAGAAACTGGACACCTGACCTCACACTATTTACCAATGGCAAAGCTAAACTAACGCCAGAGCAGCAGGAGCAAACTTTAAAGCGCAATATACAGATTGTAGAAAAAACAATTAGTAGTCTGCAACATGAAAACGGGCATTTGAAATCCATTAATTTTACAGATGGTACGGTGCATTTGCTGGATGCACTATATGGTCGCCAGCCCTTTGAGCAGCATTGTAGCATTCCAGAACACTTAGGATGCACCATGACAGAACAAGGCTATATTCAGGTAGATGAATTTAAAAAGACAAGTGTTGCCGGTATTTATGCTGCGGGAGATAACACAACGCCTTTCCGGTCAGTGGCTGCCGCTGTGGCTGCTGGTAATCTGGCTGGTGCAATGATAAATCATGAGATAATTAATGAAAGCGAGTAGCAGGTTAGGAGTACGCTTGAGGAAGAGGTAAGTGGTAGTAAACTGTTATTGTATCACTTACCTTCTTCCTCTTTCGTGGTTTCTCCAATTTTAACCAGTTCTTGGCTCATTTTAGCGTGACCAGCAAAAAAGATGTAATAAACCATAGCGCTTAAAATGAAGAAAAAGCTGATGTAAAAATGAATGTAGCTACCTGCTGCAGCCAATACATAACAAACAGGACCTACCAACGCCGTTTTTTGTGCCGAACGATAAACTTCATCCGTCAAAATTTCATGTCGGGTATGATTATTTCGAATAATATATTCCAGCAAAATCAGGTGCATGACGGCAATTACAAACAGGGTTGACGAGTAGATGATGATAGTGATAGGCAGATAAGGGTTTTCTGCCAGTAAAGCCGCCGGGTACGGAATGAGGGCGATAAACATCAAGTAAACAATGTTAATCCACATCAAAATGCTGTCAGTTACCTTGGCAAAGGCAAATATGCGGTGGTGAGCTATCCAAAAAACACCAATCACCAAAAAAGTAAAAGCAAAAGTAAGCAGCTTGGGTATAGCCTGATGTAATACTTTATACAGTTGCTGGCCGCTTACGTAATTGGCCTGCGGTATTTTCACATTCAAAATTAGCAGGGTAATGGCAATGGCAAACACGCCATCCGAAAATGCTTCCAGCCGGTTCTTATTCATCTGGCGGGTATAATTAATTGATTAGTATATAATAAATAGGTAAATAGCTTTTACCCGATGAATGTTTGCGTAGGCTGGCGTATAGTGTAAACGGTAAACTAAGAGAGAATAATAAAAAAGCCCATCAACTTATGTTGATGGGCCTCACAACTAAATAGAACTCTCTAAACCTTACTTTATTCTCACAAACGCATTAACCTTTAAATATAGTTTGATACGTGCTGTAAATAATAAAGTTGCTTAAAAATTAAAAAAAGTTTATCTGTAAATAAATGTTACAAAATGCTACTTAATCTGGCTAATTAACTGCTGATAGAGTTTTTCCACATCTGCTTTTTGAAATAATTCAGGACCTCGGTTCATGGTAGCGGCACTGCCACAGGCTATGCCCATGCGTACCATCTGGCGTAAATCAAAACCCTTTTCACAGCCATAAACCATACCCGCTACCATACTATCGCCAGCGCCTACAGTGCTTTGCTTTTCAATAGGTGGAGCAGCAATATGTTCTGAAAAATCTTTGCTGGCTATGTAGGCACCATCGCTACCTAATGATACCACAACTACCTGGCATTTACCCTTATCAATAATTTGCCGGGTTGCTTCTTCAACCGAAGCAATATCTTTAATGTCGATACCTGTTAATTTACTAAGTTCGGCTTGATTAGGCTTGAGCATAAATACGCCTTCTTCTACCGCATGTTTCAGGGCTTCGCCAGAAGTATCTACAATCAACCGGGCTTCATCCTGCCGTGCAATACGGGCTATCTTAGCTAAAAAGTCATCGCTGGCTCCGGGAGGCATACTGCCGCTTACCACAATAAATTTGGGTTTAGGCGACAGGTTTTTAATGACATTCAGTATTTCGCGTTCTTCTTTAGGCAACAGTTCTACCGCCGGCATACCAAAGCGGTACTCTTCATGGATAGAGCGGTTCATGACGATGAAATTTTCACGCGTCATGTTTTCGGTAAGTACCGGTAACTGGTTGATGCGTTCTGCCTTCAGCAAATCCTGCAAAAGCTGTCCGGTTAAGCCGCCTGATGGGAAAACCGCGACCGAATTTACATTCAGCCGCTTTAATCCGCGAGATACATTGATACCGCCACCACCTGGTTCAAACCGGGGCTGGTCGCAACTGAGTTTCTGATCGGGTTCTATTTTATCTACCGTGGTACTTTTATCTACCACAGGGCTTAAGGTTAATGTGATAATATGCTTCATTTACGCAATAGTAACTTCAGGGGCTAAATATACATCTTGGATACTATGTAAAAATTCAACACCCTCGGCAAACGGCCGTTGGAAAGCACGACGACCTAAGATTAAGCCGGTACCACCTGCCCGTTTGTTAATAACTGCGTTAGCTACTGAATCAGCCAAATCGCCCGGGCCTTTAGACTCTCCACCTGAGTTAATTAAGCCGGCACGACCCATATAGCAATTTGCTAATTGGTAACGGCACATATCAATTGGGTGCTCGGATGTTAGCTGACTATACATCAGCGGATCATTTTTAGAAAAATTGATTTTGGTAAAACCACCGTTTACATCAGGCATTTTCTGCTTGATGATGTCGGCTTGTATGGTTACCCCTATGTGGTTAGCCTGTCCGGTGATATCAGTAGCAGCTTCGTAGTTTATACTATCTTTCTTAAAATCATTGTTACGAGTATAGCACCACAAAATAGTAGCCATGCCTAACTCATGGGCACGTTCAAAAGCTTGTGATACTTCAATAATCTGGCGGCTGGATTCTTCCGAGCCGAAATAAATAGTAGCACCTACTGCAGTTGCACCTAAGTTCCAGGCATCTTCAACCGAACCAAACATAATCTGATTGTATTTGGTAGGGTAGGTCAGCAACTCGTTATGGTTAATTTTAACTATCAGCGGAATTTTGTGGGCGTACTTGCGCGACACCATAGCCAAATTACCAAAAGTGGTGGCTACGGCATTCGAGCCACCTTCTAGAGCCAACTTTACAATGTTTTCTGGGTCAAAATACATCGGGTTTTTGGCGAAAGATGCACCAGCAGTATGTTCAATACCCTGATCAATAGGCAGGATAGATAAATACCCCGTACCAGCTAAACGGCCGTGATTACGCATGGCTGCCAAGCTGCGCAAAACTTGTGGATTACGGTTGGTTTCCAAAAACACCTGGTCAATAAAATCAGGTGATGGTAGGTGTAATAAACTTTTGTCGAAAGTTTTGCTTTCATGCTGTAGTAAATCGTCGGCGCGGTTACCCAATAAGTCAAGAATGTGTTGAAAGGCCATATGATATGGAGTTTTGAGAAGTCAAAGAAATTTTAAAACATAACAGGCTTACAACTTGATTGTTTTTTGCTTGGCAGTACAAGTTGACTGGCCTAAGCTGTAGTTTGACTTTGAAAAGACAAATGTTTGAAGTTTAATTTTTTAGCCTTTTATGGTTATTTGCATTCTAATAAGTAGTATTAGTTTAATGTAGCGGTTAAAAAAATTAGATTATCAAGGAAAAAAATTATTTTTAACCGGGCAAAATATAGCCTTGTATTATAATCTGCAATCAATAAACTTATTTTAATATATAAATTATAACGATCGTTTGAAGCTTAAAGCCATGTTTGAAAATTATTACCTTTTTATTAATAAATACTTAAATTTCATATATCTATTATTTGCAATCATACTTACTGGGCTATCAACCATTCTGGTACCTCCTTTTCAAAATCCAGACGAACCTGCTCATTTTTACAGAGCCGAAGAAGTTTCAAGATTGGAGTTAGTACCCTCTTTTGTATATGACAGTCAATACAAGATTCCACAGCATACAGACTCAACATTAGTATTTTCTGCACCTGGTGGATACAAGGTTGATAAAGGAGTACAGCAAGCACAGCATCCATTTACTAGATTATCTTGTTGTTTAATAAATCGAGTAGACTCAAGCATGTTTATTGAAGCTAAGCAGTATAAATGGGGTAGTGGCTTTACTCGATTAAATTTTGGTAATACAGCTATTTATCCACCTACTGCTTACATTATACCATCCATAGGTATATTTATTGGTAAATGCCTTCAACTTAATATTATACAAACCTATACTTTGTCGAGAATTTTTAACTGTGTTACAGCAGTAATGATAGGTTTTTTAGCTCTGTTTTTAGCAAAGCGTAGTCGTATACTTTTCTTTATAGCACTGCTATTTCCAATGTGCGTTTCCCTATTTGCATCTGTTAGTCAAGATGCTTCACTAATTTGTTTTTCTTTTTTACTAGTTGCCATTATAGATCATGCCGAATTTAATAGTACTCCTCAATATTCGAAATGGCATTTTTTGGGTATGGTTCTGTTAATGACTTTAATAATTATTGCTAAACCACCCTACACTCCTTTAGTATTTATATTTCTGCTTTTGAGTATCCCTCTACGTACTAGAGTATTATTGTTTAGCATACCTTTATTTATATTGATGATTTGGTTTTATATTGATCACTACAATCTAGCAATACCATTTGCACCTGTTGAAATGCATATAAATGCCAAATTACAAGTTTCACATATACTTCACCATCCCTTTAGATTTATAAAAATGTTTTTTAAACCTGAATGGATGGCTATCAACCAGAATGCAAAAATGTTTGTCGGGATACTAGGTTGGCTTGATACGTATTTTCCTAGACTTTACTATAAAATGGCATTCATGGTTTTTTTCTTGGGTTTAGTAACTTGCTTTGAGTTTACCCGGAAAGATTCACATTTTAAAGTTAAGGTTGGCTTATTATTTTTTGCAACAATCACCTTAATAGCAGTAATGACAGCCCAATATGTAACATGGACTGCATTAGATTCACCTGTGTTTAGTGGTATGCAAGGCAGGTATTTATATCCTATATTTCCGTTTGTGGCACTTGGTGTTTCAGGTTATAAGAAAATAGATAAGATAAGTCCTTACAAAAGCGTGTTCTTGATCTTAATTGTAAGTTTTCCAATAATTACTATATTAAACTTGGTTAATGTATTAATTCATCGATATTATTTATAGCTTGATTGTAAATATGGCTTATTTAGCTTTAAATAAGCCATATTTAAGAATACAATATATAGCGCGAAAGCCATCTTTCCAACCAATTTTCTTACCTTCTTCATAGGTACGGCCGTAATAAGATATTCCAACCTCATATAAACGTAAGTTTTTCACACGCGATAGCTTTATAGTTATTTCCGGCTCAAAGCCAAAACGCTTTTCTGTTAAAATAATTGATTGTATCAACTTTCGATCAAACATCTTGTAACATGTTTCCATATCTGTAAGGTTCATATTCGAAAACATGTTGGATAAGAAAGTTAACCATTTATTCCCTATTGTATGCCAGAAAAACAATATACGGTGAGGATGACTACCCATAAACCGCGACCCATAAACAACATCAGCAAAACCGTTAATGATAGGTTTAAGCATGTAGTTGTACTCTTCAGGGTCATACTCTAGGTCAGCATCTTGTATAATTACATAGTCTCCTGTAGCTTGAGCAATACCAGTATGTAGGGCTGCACCTTTGCCTTGATTTACTTCATGTTTATAGTAAACAATATTTAAGTTAGCATTTTGCTGCTGATACAGTTTCACTGCATCATCTGTATCGTCCTTTGAACAATCGTTTACAATGATTACTTCTTTTTGAATATCATTAATAAGTTTAACATTTTTTATCTTATCAAGAATCAGGTGAATAGTTTTACCTTCATTGTAGGCTGGAATAATAATTGACAAAGTATTAATATGCATGTAATAAGGAAGTTCTAAAATTTATCAGCTTATAAATAGTTCCAAAAATATGCAAAATCTAGCTTTAATCTTAAAAACAGTTTAAAAATGATTAATCATAATATTTTTGAGTGCAAGTTGAACAATAGTCTGGCTGTATAGCATTAATCAGTAACTGTTCTTACTTAGTTTCTATGTTGCCAATAATTTTATTCTGTTTTAAAAAACTATCACGCTCAAAAGATATTGAATACTTTAGCGCATTAAAACCTGTACTATGTCCGTCATTCTGTTTACGTTAATTATTCTGGTTGGGGCCTACATGGCCGGTTTGTTAGGCTCATTAACCGGATTGGGTGGGGGCGTAGTCATCATACCTCTATTATCATTGGTTTTGGACGTAAATATTCACTATGCTATTGGCGCTTCGCTGGTGTCGGTTATTGCTACCTCTTCAGGTTCGGCTGTGGCTTATGTGCGTGAAGGGATTACTAATATGCGCATTGGTATGTTTCTGGAAATTGCCACCACTACAGGGGCAATGCTGGGAGCTATGTTGGCCCTGCACCTGCAAACCAGCTTTATTGCCGTTATATTTGGCGTCATACTGATTTTTACGGCGGTCATGTCGTTACGTAAAAAAGAAGAATTTGTAAGTCAGGAAAAAAGCTGGCTGTCAGATAAACTGAAGCTGAACGGCAGCTACCCAGCCAATGGCCAAACCGTACAATATGGCGTACGCCATGTAGGCGGCGGTTTTTTAATGATGCTGTTTGCCGGGGTTATATCAGGGTTGTTAGGCATCGGTTCGGGCTCCTTAAAAGTAGTGGCTATGGATGGTATTATGCGTATTCCATTCAAAGTATCAACTACCACCAGTAACTTCATGATTGGTGTAACTGCGGCGGCCAGTGCCGTGGTTTATTTGCAGCGTGGATATATTGATCCTGGCTTATCAATGCCAGTGGTAATCGGTGTGTTGCTGGGAGCTTTAACCGGGTCTAAAATACTGGTACATACCCAAAAGTCGGGCTGGCTACGATGGACGTTTGCCATTGTAGTAACTTTTTTGGCCATACAAATGATTTATAACGGAATAAATCACAAAATTTAACTACATGTCTAACGTTAAACAGTTTAAAGATACCGATATCCAATTAGCCATAGGTTGGATATTGCGTTTGGGGGTTATTAT
This region includes:
- the ligA gene encoding NAD-dependent DNA ligase LigA, encoding MLPNEAKNRIDALSAELRQHNYNYYVLAQPTISDFDFDQKLRELADLEKQFPEYIDLESPTQKVGGEVTKEFQTVRHRWPMLSLGNTYNEQELHDFDQRIRKAIGDNFEYVCELKFDGLSMSMTYEQGKLARAVTRGNGVEGDDVTTNVRTIHSVPKKLTSGNYPNFFEIRGEVLMHRKAFERLNNERIESGEIAYANPRNFASGTMKLQDSAEVAKRPLDCFLYFLYTDKPLFKTHWESIQAVKSWGFHVSEHTRLCHSLKEVLDFIAEWELKRFDLSFDIDGIVLKVNNYAQQQELGFTAKVPRWAISYKYKAEQVETILEDVEYNVGRTGAVTPVAHLKPVLLAGTTVKRATLHNANEILRLDLHEGDSVYVEKGGEIIPKIISVNPAKRRPDAPPVSYRTTCPACGTPLERKEGEAAFYCPNDEACPPQIVSRMQHFVSRKAMNIDGLGDETIETLYNRNFIRHISDIYELHNRKPELQQMDRFGEKSILNMLAGIEKSKQMPFEKVLFGLGIRYIGETVARKLVAHFKTLERLKAASLEELTAVDEIGERIAQSLVEYFSDPAHQEELQKLQSQGLQFISEAKEVTLHSDKLSGKTFVISGVFETRSRDELKELIEQNGGKMLSSISAKLNYLVAGDNMGPSKLEKANKLNIPIISDEELLRMIQ
- a CDS encoding TetR/AcrR family transcriptional regulator, which codes for MEATEQKIVDTAIRIFNEDISANLETVAENAGVTRRTLHRYFKDRLQLMNACRSEMQAQCKIKIMAAYASSSDPLKQLEAVLYAGIDCGSKYVFLDKLYQREGIQQPAPDESSETLNEIKAKWFNVVALLQKRDLITNQLTPAWIYALFSSMVTTTINALQSGDIARNDIKKFAWFSFSKSIGVKE
- a CDS encoding NAD(P)/FAD-dependent oxidoreductase, whose product is MENQTNFDAIIIGGSSAGLSAGMALGRALKKVLIIDSGLPCNRQTPHSHNFITHDGWKPSEIMEVAKNELLAYDTVMFSPGLVTEVTDNNGNFKVTVANQSIQYIAKKMLFATGVKDIMPNIPGFADCWGISVIHCPYCHGYEYRGKKTGILMNSELAADFAKFIRNWTPDLTLFTNGKAKLTPEQQEQTLKRNIQIVEKTISSLQHENGHLKSINFTDGTVHLLDALYGRQPFEQHCSIPEHLGCTMTEQGYIQVDEFKKTSVAGIYAAGDNTTPFRSVAAAVAAGNLAGAMINHEIINESE
- a CDS encoding TMEM175 family protein; the protein is MNKNRLEAFSDGVFAIAITLLILNVKIPQANYVSGQQLYKVLHQAIPKLLTFAFTFLVIGVFWIAHHRIFAFAKVTDSILMWINIVYLMFIALIPYPAALLAENPYLPITIIIYSSTLFVIAVMHLILLEYIIRNNHTRHEILTDEVYRSAQKTALVGPVCYVLAAAGSYIHFYISFFFILSAMVYYIFFAGHAKMSQELVKIGETTKEEEGK
- a CDS encoding DUF5686 and carboxypeptidase regulatory-like domain-containing protein; protein product: MKVTLLAFCFIFITAITWAQTTTLSGTIKDDGGHPVAFATVLVNHSTLGTSANSEGEYTLNLASGSYEILFKAIGYRQESRKITVTNSKQTLNITLSLAAYELRNVVVKAGGEDPAYAIIRKAIRKRKTYLHEVKTYTCEAYVKGLQKLLAAPKKFMGRDINQLGKQLGLDSNRRGIIYLSESESKISFMEPDRTHEEVISSKVSGSNRAFTFNRAAEMTVNFYQNLQNWQGLSNRPLVSPIADNALSFYHYKWIGQTTENGQIINKIQVIPKHLYEPTFSGYIYIMEDSWRIHSVDLSLTKSAGINFVDTLKIKEQYIPVAHNAWLPASAKFEFTAGLFGFKLGGYFIALYKNYEVDPKLDKKQFAELVRITREVNKQDTTYWQQVRPIPLTEEEKTDYVKKETLARRRESKAYQDSIDRIFNKVTPMGLLVSGIGIRNRYKNEYYYIDPLASSLLYNTVEGFAINYGMSYSKRIDSITNKYVRLGGHIRYGFSNHMLHGNINGAFPVNDYTIAFSGGTDVVDMNNMQPITTLTNTTSSLFFRKNYEKLYDKHFAQVSVSRRIIGGWLASVSAEAADRRWLNNTSYYSFYYHDRRYTSNNPFAPTQEDVQIFDRNQAFTINVRTSYNFSNKYVTYPTGRYYLPSPYPRLEVNYTKGIKNVFGSDVDYDLLSANVSKENVSLGLYGNLSFYVGAGKFLNKNKLYYLDYKHFLGNQIILYKQSLNNFLLLNYYNYSTDNQYLEGHLEQNFDGLLLSKVPVLRRLKLQELVEYNYLTTPTFKNYHEIGLGIKYLNFRILYAHAYQDNNNKRSALRIDIGF